Proteins encoded together in one Mycobacterium noviomagense window:
- a CDS encoding type I polyketide synthase, whose amino-acid sequence MASVESQQQRASGFAIVGYAARFPGAANTDEFWDLLRQGRDAISEVPEDRWDADEFFDPDPDTPGKVVTRRAGFVDDATGFDAPFFGMSVREVRLMDPQHRLLLETAWRAVEHSGTAPTALANTNTGVFVGLSTHDYLGMASDELTYDEIEAYMAIGTSNAAAAGRISYRLGLQGPAVAVDTACSSSLVAVHQACQALRLGECDLALAGGVNALLTPATMITFSNAHMLAPDGRCKTFDAAADGYVRGEGCGVIVVKRLEDAIRDGDRIRAVIRGSAVNQDGASGGLTVPNGVAQQRVIAEALKRANIAPGDVGYLEAHGTGTSLGDPIEIQAAGAVLGTGREASQPLLIGSVKTNIGHLEAAAGIAGVLKVVLSLEHGLLPQHLHFRDPSPHIPWDRLAVQVVQEATAWERNGRPRIAGVSSFGFAGTNAHVIISEAPDEASPAAVAPSPVGKSGGRRFSVLPLSARTPDALVQIADRYRTWLSAHPGATLADVCFTAGVARAHFEHRAAVVVNSKESASELLGALADDRPAPGLVRGVSDDSPKTAWLFTGQGSQYVGMGRELFDAEPVFAETLTRCAAVVADVLEKPLLDVIFDADSDDTLRQTSYAQPALFAVEMGLARLWQSWGFEPDVVLGHSVGQYSAACVAGVFSLEDGMLLMAERGRLFGSLPPGGRMVAVFTAAERVESLTDEFPSLSVAAYNGANTVLSGPVQDLDQAVAALSADGVRCDWLDTSHAFHSALLDPILDEFESFANQFNFSPPQRILVCNRTGAALGRSVKLDGSYWRRHARQPVQFAQSVRSLANLACKVLLEVGPQPVLAAAALRAWPDPANAPRAIASLRRNTADHRQITEALADAYVLGHVPDFGAVSGPARKLDLPTYPFQHRQYWFTEKRVRPTGKTSAASTETVRLLEDGRVEELAKMLDGASGNQQTVDVLTKLAAQHNQQRQNRSIADDRYEIRWEKSIAVVPEAGDASAWLIVGDDADAVQPLVEVLTAHGHRHQILSLPVNDADEDRLELALGAAAADEPALRILHVAALGSDTAPSMQSLLRMQHRVVGGTRRLFRAAVAAELRIPIWLITRGAQHVTDTDTVSADQSCLWGFGRAASLEHPQVWGGLADLAHASAAEWSLLIRQIVAAPCDSAMREDQVALRDQAVYVPRLVRRVGQPIATPPSLHDDATYLVTGGLGSIGLEIAGYLAAHGARHLVLTGRRPPSDAAQQRIDAIRQRHGSEIQVVAADVADADDVARLLATVQAELPPVAGIVHAAGEIGTTPLSTLDDAEVDRVFAGKVWGAWHLSQAAADLKLDFFLSTSSIASVWGSFGQTAYGAANAFLDGLAWRLREQGVRGISVNFGPWSAGMADEEARARLDQRGVWTLSPADALAGMADAMAASFAQGVTQGSAQGIVARINWARFLPLYQQAGRKSFLAELEREVPDLAPAPTRAGKTPLVEQLTSAPAQQRKKLLVDYLRDAVAEVTRVDAAQIREDAGFFDLGMDSLMAVELRRRIEQAVGKDVPATLAMDHPRLSDVAHYLLCDVLELSEQASGPQPASIAVTRTDEPIAIVAVACRFPGAPNPEAFWELLSGGGDAIREIPEDRFDIDEFYDPDPETPGKIYSRFGGFVDEIDAFDPEFFGISPREAVWIEPQQRLMLETAWEGLERAGYSPGELRGSRTGIFVGVAANEYAHLLSAESVDKIEPHFITGNSLNAISGRVAFALGLEGPAVAVDTACSSSLVAVHQACQALHSGDCDLALAGGVNVLLSPVTIIAASRARMLSPVGRCKTFDASADGYVRSEGCGILVLKRLSDAERDGDRICAVIPGSAVNQDGASSGLTVPNGAAQQRLIGAALARAGLAGEDVDYLEAHGTGTPLGDPIEVQAAGAVYGAARDADRPLLMGSVKTNIGHLESASGAAGLIKVVLSLQHGVLPQSLHFEKPSPHIPWDSLPVRVVDKPTPWRPNGKPRRAGISSFGFTGTNAHVLIEEPPNTVNHSADDDVAVAPESDRRDESVNVLALSARSPEALVALARRYGSWLATHPDVDIADVCFTAGAGRSHFEHRAALVVDSVHGAREGLAELAEKRLRPGVLRGECTDRPTTAWLFTGQGSQHPGMARELFDSESVFAETVTRCAEAVNDILPRPLLEVLFASDRSTGETLRHTSFAQPALFAVEMGLARLWQSWGIEPDVVLGHSVGQYAAACVAGVFSLEDGARLMAERGRLFGSLPEGGRMVAVFADAKHVEETANEFPRVSVAAYNGPNTVLSGPGADLEDIVAKCGNDGIRCSWLETSHAFHSELLEPVLGEFESYAARLQFAVPTLPLVCNRTGSVLTAATPLDAQYWRRHSRQPVQFAESVRTVAALGCSVLMELGPQPVLTGAAVQVWPEHLAAPRAIVSLRKGIGDRRQITEALAAAYVSGHRPKFAELHRKPRHRLELPTYPFQRRRFWPKTSGIAFDGAAMSGILGSAKDLASGDSVYTSRLSVKSQPWLVDHVIYGTVVVPGATYAAMALAAVGPPARVKDVYFYEPIILPEKASREVQLTLHPLEDGGGWSFQVHSRPYGDGDAEWSLNADGTVVTGVDDEPVHDSADSIDAAIERFDRANPQQLFETFAESELEWGPTWSTSLKSLWIGVGEVIGDVAVGDELAEHLGTEPMHPVLLDLCTGVVFPAFPALVAAEQGVNDLLLPLRYGQVALREKMPRRFYCRGRWHTSAVDSETQVFDIDFVDRDGRYLGGIREFTVKRAPREALLRGLGGDATRLLYTFGWHEVPLQPSSDGARNVNGTWLVAGFDELASQLPGCISFDRTTDSSPVGQVLAQAQERGVPFAGIVWRSAGPSADESSAQSAARLENEIAHLLSAVHTLQADEAIKLPGGLWIVTERAVATESGEPVDPVQAALWGLGRTIINEEPALRCRLVDCDGSEQAGRLLVDLLGAPIEEPELALRQGKFLASRLLPSARSGHLAVPRGTDYVLAPTERGAIDNLRLIEKEASPPDDGCVQVRVEAGGLNFREVLNVLGLYPGDPGPLGGDFAGVVTQLGKGVTGLEVGQRVYGFMQGAFASRFNVPVQLLAPLPDGLSAVAAATIPAAALTARLAFDWAQLRPGDRVLIHAASGGVGLAAIQMAQRKGAIVFATASAYKRATLRKLGVEYVYDSRTTDFADQILADTGGSGVDVVLNSLTNEGFIEATVRATARNGRFVEIAKRDIWTREQMAAARPDIAYEIVALDWACVQEPERIRRLLDEVSDGLASGEWQPLPAEVYPLSEAKTAFRRMQQARHIGKIVLQMPNPLQPRGDRSYLITGGLGAIGLHAAAYLAQLGAGDIVLTSRRAPDVQAQRAIDDITERYPCRVHTFAADVGDETEVAKMLERIRRELPPLAGVVHLAGVLDDALLSNQSLERFRTTLAPKAFGACHLDRLTKNDDLDFFVVSSSVSSLLGSPGQANYSTANALLDGLMAKRKAKGLPATGVNFGPWAKGGMASSEAARANIAAQGLVPLEPTAALNALAEVVANGTGQATVIKANWQRAAKLLGGARPPILDLVLPSAEKETTGDSELLRQLQEIPVAQRASFITEFLQREVQGFLRLAQPPAATSRFLDLGTDSLMAVELRNRLHSQFGGAFTINATAVFDYPTIGGLGEYLASQLPDSESQSSEAESVAAPEPTE is encoded by the coding sequence CTTCGTTGGTGGCCGTTCACCAGGCGTGCCAAGCGCTGCGGTTGGGGGAGTGCGACCTCGCACTGGCCGGCGGCGTGAACGCGCTGCTCACCCCGGCGACCATGATCACTTTTTCCAATGCGCACATGCTCGCGCCCGACGGCCGGTGCAAGACGTTCGATGCGGCGGCGGACGGTTACGTGCGCGGCGAGGGGTGCGGTGTCATTGTCGTGAAGCGGCTTGAGGACGCGATCCGCGACGGCGATCGGATTCGCGCCGTGATTCGGGGCAGCGCGGTTAACCAGGACGGCGCATCGGGTGGTTTGACGGTGCCAAACGGCGTTGCCCAGCAAAGGGTTATCGCCGAGGCCCTGAAGCGCGCCAATATCGCGCCCGGCGACGTCGGATACCTGGAAGCACACGGGACCGGGACATCGCTGGGCGATCCCATCGAGATCCAGGCCGCAGGTGCGGTGCTCGGCACGGGACGCGAGGCGAGCCAGCCGCTATTGATCGGCTCGGTAAAGACAAATATCGGACATCTGGAAGCAGCCGCGGGAATCGCGGGCGTACTCAAGGTCGTCCTGTCGCTCGAGCACGGATTACTACCGCAGCACCTGCACTTTCGCGATCCGTCGCCGCACATTCCCTGGGACCGGCTTGCGGTGCAGGTCGTACAGGAGGCCACTGCCTGGGAACGCAATGGCCGGCCGCGTATTGCGGGTGTCAGCTCTTTCGGATTCGCCGGAACCAACGCGCACGTCATCATCTCCGAAGCGCCCGATGAAGCAAGCCCGGCGGCAGTGGCCCCAAGTCCGGTCGGCAAGTCCGGCGGCCGACGGTTCAGCGTCCTTCCACTATCGGCCCGCACGCCCGACGCATTGGTACAGATCGCGGATCGATACCGCACCTGGTTGAGCGCACACCCCGGGGCCACCCTGGCCGACGTGTGCTTCACCGCCGGGGTAGCGCGAGCGCATTTCGAGCACCGGGCTGCAGTGGTGGTCAATTCCAAGGAATCTGCCAGCGAATTGCTAGGTGCGCTCGCGGACGACCGTCCGGCCCCTGGCCTGGTGCGCGGAGTGTCCGACGACAGCCCGAAGACGGCGTGGTTGTTCACCGGTCAAGGCAGCCAGTACGTGGGTATGGGCCGGGAGTTGTTCGACGCCGAGCCGGTGTTCGCCGAGACGCTGACCCGTTGCGCGGCAGTGGTCGCTGACGTCCTCGAGAAACCGTTGCTGGATGTCATTTTCGATGCGGATAGCGACGACACGCTGCGGCAGACTTCCTACGCCCAGCCTGCCTTGTTCGCGGTGGAGATGGGCTTGGCCCGCCTCTGGCAGTCGTGGGGCTTCGAACCCGACGTGGTGCTGGGCCACAGCGTGGGCCAGTATTCGGCGGCCTGCGTCGCAGGCGTGTTCAGCCTCGAGGACGGCATGCTGCTGATGGCCGAGCGCGGCCGGCTTTTCGGCAGCTTGCCCCCCGGGGGTCGGATGGTCGCGGTCTTCACCGCCGCCGAGCGCGTCGAAAGCCTTACCGACGAATTCCCTAGTCTGTCGGTTGCCGCCTACAACGGTGCCAATACCGTCCTGTCTGGACCCGTACAGGATTTGGACCAGGCGGTGGCCGCGCTGAGCGCCGACGGTGTCCGGTGTGACTGGCTGGACACCAGCCACGCGTTTCACTCCGCGTTGCTGGATCCGATCCTCGACGAGTTCGAATCGTTTGCGAACCAGTTCAATTTCAGCCCTCCTCAACGGATTTTGGTGTGCAACCGGACCGGCGCGGCGCTCGGCCGGAGCGTGAAACTCGACGGCTCCTATTGGCGCCGCCACGCGCGCCAACCGGTGCAATTTGCACAGAGTGTGCGCAGCCTCGCGAATCTGGCTTGCAAAGTGTTGCTGGAAGTCGGCCCGCAACCTGTGCTCGCCGCGGCAGCCCTGCGGGCGTGGCCGGATCCGGCTAACGCGCCGCGTGCCATCGCCTCACTGCGGCGAAACACCGCCGACCACCGCCAGATCACCGAAGCCCTTGCTGACGCGTACGTCCTGGGCCATGTGCCTGACTTCGGCGCTGTCAGCGGGCCGGCGCGAAAGCTCGACCTGCCGACCTATCCGTTCCAGCATCGGCAGTACTGGTTTACCGAGAAGCGGGTCCGGCCCACCGGCAAGACCAGCGCCGCGAGCACCGAAACCGTCCGTCTTCTCGAGGACGGCCGCGTCGAAGAGCTTGCGAAAATGCTCGACGGTGCAAGCGGCAACCAGCAGACCGTCGACGTGCTGACAAAGCTTGCCGCACAACACAACCAGCAGCGCCAAAACCGGTCCATCGCGGACGACCGCTACGAGATTCGCTGGGAGAAATCCATTGCCGTGGTGCCGGAAGCCGGCGACGCGTCTGCCTGGCTGATCGTCGGCGATGATGCTGATGCAGTTCAGCCATTGGTCGAAGTGCTGACCGCGCACGGGCACCGGCACCAGATTCTTTCGTTGCCGGTGAACGACGCGGACGAGGATCGCCTTGAGCTTGCGTTGGGCGCTGCGGCAGCAGACGAACCGGCGCTACGTATCCTGCATGTCGCTGCCCTCGGCTCCGACACCGCACCGTCGATGCAGTCGCTGTTGCGGATGCAACACCGAGTCGTGGGCGGAACCAGGCGACTCTTCCGCGCGGCGGTCGCCGCAGAACTGCGCATACCCATTTGGCTGATCACCCGTGGCGCACAACACGTCACAGACACCGACACCGTGTCGGCCGATCAGAGTTGCCTCTGGGGATTCGGTCGTGCCGCATCGCTGGAGCACCCGCAAGTATGGGGCGGACTGGCGGACTTGGCGCACGCCAGCGCCGCCGAGTGGTCGCTGTTGATCCGCCAGATCGTCGCAGCGCCGTGCGACTCGGCCATGAGGGAAGACCAAGTCGCGCTGCGCGATCAAGCGGTCTATGTTCCGCGGCTGGTTCGACGGGTTGGGCAGCCGATCGCAACACCGCCGTCATTGCATGATGACGCAACGTATTTGGTGACCGGGGGACTGGGTTCGATCGGACTGGAAATCGCCGGATACCTGGCCGCGCACGGCGCCAGGCATCTGGTGCTGACCGGCCGGCGCCCACCCAGCGATGCCGCGCAACAGCGCATCGATGCCATACGCCAGCGGCATGGCTCCGAAATCCAGGTTGTCGCAGCCGATGTCGCCGATGCAGACGATGTTGCGCGTCTGCTGGCCACTGTGCAGGCCGAACTACCGCCGGTGGCCGGCATCGTCCACGCCGCAGGCGAGATCGGCACCACCCCCCTTAGCACCCTAGACGACGCCGAAGTGGACCGCGTGTTCGCAGGAAAGGTCTGGGGCGCATGGCATTTGAGCCAAGCAGCTGCTGACCTGAAGCTGGACTTCTTCCTGAGCACGTCCTCGATCGCCTCAGTGTGGGGAAGCTTCGGTCAGACCGCCTATGGTGCGGCCAACGCCTTCCTCGACGGGCTGGCTTGGCGGCTGCGCGAGCAAGGCGTTCGAGGGATCAGTGTTAATTTCGGTCCTTGGTCGGCGGGTATGGCCGACGAGGAGGCTCGTGCGCGACTGGACCAGCGTGGGGTGTGGACATTGTCACCCGCCGATGCACTGGCAGGCATGGCTGATGCCATGGCGGCTTCGTTCGCGCAGGGGGTGACACAGGGCTCCGCACAAGGCATTGTGGCCCGGATCAACTGGGCTCGCTTCCTGCCGCTCTACCAGCAAGCGGGAAGAAAGTCATTCCTTGCAGAGCTGGAGCGTGAGGTGCCCGATTTGGCGCCAGCCCCAACCCGGGCCGGGAAGACTCCACTGGTCGAGCAGCTGACCAGCGCTCCCGCACAACAGCGCAAGAAACTTCTCGTCGATTACCTGCGCGATGCCGTGGCGGAGGTGACGCGAGTCGATGCCGCGCAGATACGCGAGGACGCCGGATTCTTTGACCTCGGCATGGATTCGCTAATGGCTGTGGAATTGCGGCGCCGCATCGAACAAGCAGTGGGCAAGGACGTGCCGGCCACGCTGGCGATGGACCACCCACGGCTGTCCGACGTGGCCCATTACCTGCTTTGTGATGTGCTCGAACTGAGCGAACAGGCGTCAGGGCCTCAGCCGGCTTCGATAGCGGTGACGCGCACGGATGAGCCGATCGCGATCGTGGCGGTGGCGTGCCGTTTCCCCGGCGCGCCCAATCCCGAAGCGTTCTGGGAGCTGTTGTCCGGTGGCGGCGATGCAATCCGGGAAATCCCGGAAGACCGATTCGACATCGACGAGTTTTACGACCCGGACCCGGAGACCCCGGGCAAGATCTACAGCCGCTTTGGTGGATTCGTCGACGAAATCGACGCATTCGATCCAGAGTTCTTCGGTATTTCTCCGCGCGAAGCGGTCTGGATCGAGCCGCAGCAGCGGCTGATGCTGGAAACGGCCTGGGAAGGCCTTGAAAGGGCTGGGTATTCGCCAGGGGAGTTGCGCGGCAGCCGGACCGGGATCTTCGTGGGGGTGGCCGCCAACGAGTATGCGCATCTGCTGTCTGCCGAGTCGGTCGACAAGATCGAGCCCCATTTCATCACCGGCAATTCACTCAATGCCATCTCCGGTCGGGTTGCCTTCGCGCTCGGGCTGGAAGGACCGGCGGTGGCGGTCGACACCGCATGCAGCTCGTCATTGGTGGCCGTCCATCAGGCCTGCCAGGCACTGCATTCCGGTGACTGCGATTTAGCCCTGGCCGGCGGTGTGAACGTCTTGCTGAGCCCGGTGACCATCATCGCCGCCTCACGCGCCCGGATGCTTTCCCCCGTCGGGCGCTGCAAGACCTTCGACGCCTCCGCCGACGGCTATGTTCGCAGTGAAGGCTGCGGGATTCTTGTGCTCAAGAGGCTGAGCGATGCCGAGCGCGACGGCGATCGGATTTGCGCAGTCATCCCGGGCAGCGCGGTCAACCAAGACGGCGCTTCCAGCGGTTTGACGGTGCCCAATGGCGCTGCGCAGCAACGGCTTATCGGCGCAGCGCTGGCACGTGCCGGTCTGGCCGGCGAAGATGTCGACTACCTCGAGGCGCATGGGACCGGTACCCCGCTGGGTGATCCGATCGAGGTGCAGGCGGCCGGGGCCGTCTATGGCGCCGCGCGCGACGCGGACCGGCCGTTGCTGATGGGGTCGGTGAAGACCAACATCGGCCACCTCGAGTCGGCATCGGGGGCCGCCGGTCTGATCAAGGTCGTGTTGTCGCTGCAGCACGGAGTGCTGCCCCAAAGTCTGCACTTCGAGAAGCCGTCGCCGCATATCCCGTGGGACTCGCTGCCGGTGCGAGTCGTAGACAAGCCGACTCCGTGGCGGCCCAACGGAAAACCACGACGCGCCGGCATAAGTTCTTTCGGGTTCACCGGCACCAATGCGCACGTGCTGATCGAAGAGCCGCCGAACACCGTCAATCATTCGGCAGATGACGACGTCGCGGTGGCGCCGGAGTCGGACCGCCGCGATGAATCGGTCAACGTGTTGGCGTTGTCGGCGCGCTCACCGGAGGCGCTGGTGGCGTTGGCGCGGCGCTATGGCTCCTGGTTGGCCACCCACCCTGACGTCGACATCGCCGACGTGTGCTTCACCGCCGGGGCCGGGCGTTCGCATTTCGAACACCGCGCCGCGCTGGTCGTGGATTCGGTCCACGGTGCCCGCGAGGGCCTGGCCGAGTTGGCCGAAAAGCGGCTGCGACCCGGTGTGCTACGTGGAGAGTGCACCGACCGGCCGACGACGGCGTGGTTGTTCACCGGGCAGGGCAGCCAACATCCGGGGATGGCCCGCGAGTTGTTCGACAGCGAGTCGGTTTTCGCAGAAACAGTGACACGCTGCGCCGAAGCGGTCAACGATATTCTTCCTCGCCCATTGTTGGAGGTGCTGTTCGCCAGCGACCGCAGTACCGGAGAAACACTGCGGCACACCTCGTTTGCGCAGCCGGCGCTTTTCGCCGTCGAGATGGGGCTGGCCCGGCTCTGGCAGTCGTGGGGCATCGAGCCCGACGTGGTGCTGGGGCACAGCGTGGGCCAATACGCGGCGGCGTGTGTTGCGGGAGTTTTCAGCCTCGAGGACGGGGCGCGGCTCATGGCCGAACGCGGCCGGCTGTTTGGCAGCCTGCCCGAAGGTGGGCGAATGGTGGCGGTCTTCGCTGACGCCAAGCACGTCGAGGAGACCGCCAACGAATTTCCGCGGGTGTCGGTCGCCGCCTACAACGGCCCCAACACGGTGCTGTCAGGTCCGGGTGCGGATCTGGAAGACATTGTCGCCAAATGCGGTAACGACGGAATCCGTTGTAGCTGGCTGGAGACCAGCCACGCCTTCCATTCGGAGTTGCTGGAGCCGGTGCTCGGCGAATTCGAATCGTATGCAGCGCGGTTGCAGTTCGCCGTGCCGACATTGCCGCTGGTCTGCAACCGCACCGGCAGCGTGCTTACCGCGGCGACCCCGCTCGACGCACAGTATTGGCGGCGCCATTCCCGACAGCCGGTGCAATTCGCCGAAAGCGTCCGCACCGTGGCGGCGCTGGGATGCTCGGTGTTGATGGAACTCGGTCCGCAACCGGTTCTGACCGGGGCTGCGGTGCAGGTCTGGCCGGAACACTTGGCTGCGCCGCGGGCGATCGTTTCCCTGCGCAAGGGCATCGGCGACCGGCGCCAGATCACCGAAGCGCTGGCGGCGGCGTACGTCAGCGGCCATCGGCCCAAGTTCGCTGAGCTGCACCGCAAGCCCCGCCACAGGCTGGAACTGCCCACGTATCCGTTCCAGCGTCGTCGCTTTTGGCCCAAGACATCTGGTATCGCCTTTGACGGTGCCGCCATGTCCGGAATCCTGGGCAGCGCAAAGGATCTGGCTTCCGGAGACTCCGTCTACACCAGCCGGCTGTCGGTCAAATCGCAGCCGTGGCTGGTCGATCACGTCATCTACGGCACTGTTGTCGTGCCGGGGGCGACGTATGCGGCGATGGCCCTGGCCGCCGTCGGGCCGCCGGCGCGGGTCAAAGACGTCTATTTCTATGAGCCGATCATCTTGCCCGAGAAGGCTTCTCGCGAGGTGCAGCTGACGTTGCATCCGCTGGAGGACGGCGGTGGGTGGAGTTTCCAAGTGCATAGCCGCCCGTACGGCGACGGCGATGCTGAATGGTCGTTGAATGCTGATGGCACCGTTGTCACCGGTGTCGATGACGAACCGGTACACGATTCGGCGGACTCCATCGACGCGGCAATCGAGCGGTTCGACCGCGCTAATCCACAGCAGCTGTTCGAGACTTTCGCCGAGAGCGAGCTGGAATGGGGTCCTACCTGGTCCACATCCCTCAAATCGCTGTGGATTGGCGTGGGCGAGGTGATCGGCGATGTCGCCGTCGGCGACGAACTCGCCGAGCATCTCGGCACCGAGCCCATGCATCCGGTGCTGCTCGATCTGTGCACAGGAGTCGTCTTCCCGGCGTTCCCGGCTCTTGTCGCGGCCGAACAGGGTGTGAACGATCTGTTGTTGCCGTTGCGGTACGGGCAAGTGGCGCTGCGGGAGAAGATGCCGCGGCGGTTTTACTGTCGGGGAAGGTGGCATACCAGCGCCGTCGACAGCGAAACCCAAGTCTTCGACATCGATTTCGTCGATCGGGATGGCCGCTACCTGGGCGGGATTCGCGAGTTCACTGTCAAACGCGCGCCCCGGGAGGCGTTGCTGCGCGGGCTCGGCGGCGATGCCACCCGGCTGCTGTACACCTTCGGTTGGCACGAGGTGCCGCTTCAGCCGTCGAGTGACGGCGCAAGAAACGTGAACGGCACCTGGCTGGTTGCCGGATTCGACGAACTGGCCTCCCAGCTGCCCGGCTGCATCTCTTTTGACCGGACCACAGATTCGTCGCCGGTGGGGCAAGTGTTGGCACAGGCTCAAGAGCGCGGCGTGCCGTTCGCCGGTATCGTCTGGCGCAGTGCCGGGCCGAGTGCAGATGAGTCGAGCGCGCAATCGGCCGCGCGGCTGGAGAACGAGATCGCCCACCTGCTTAGTGCCGTGCACACGCTGCAGGCCGATGAGGCGATCAAACTTCCAGGTGGTCTGTGGATCGTCACCGAACGGGCGGTGGCGACCGAATCCGGTGAGCCGGTCGACCCGGTGCAGGCGGCGCTGTGGGGACTCGGGCGCACCATCATCAACGAGGAACCGGCCCTGCGCTGCAGGCTGGTCGATTGCGACGGATCAGAGCAGGCCGGGCGCTTGCTGGTCGACCTTCTCGGCGCACCGATCGAGGAACCGGAACTCGCGCTGCGACAAGGAAAGTTCTTGGCGTCCCGGCTGCTGCCATCGGCACGCAGCGGTCATCTCGCGGTACCGCGTGGAACCGATTACGTCTTGGCGCCCACTGAACGCGGCGCAATCGACAACCTGCGTCTGATCGAGAAGGAAGCCTCGCCGCCGGACGACGGCTGTGTGCAGGTTCGGGTTGAAGCCGGTGGGTTGAACTTCCGGGAGGTGCTCAATGTGCTCGGCCTCTACCCAGGCGATCCAGGCCCGCTCGGCGGCGACTTCGCCGGCGTCGTCACCCAGTTAGGTAAGGGCGTCACCGGACTCGAAGTCGGGCAACGCGTCTATGGCTTTATGCAGGGCGCGTTCGCCAGCCGTTTCAATGTGCCGGTCCAGTTGCTGGCGCCCCTGCCTGACGGGCTGAGCGCAGTTGCGGCGGCGACTATTCCTGCTGCGGCACTCACCGCCCGGCTCGCGTTCGACTGGGCGCAGCTGAGGCCTGGTGACCGTGTGCTCATTCATGCCGCGAGCGGTGGTGTCGGATTGGCCGCGATCCAGATGGCGCAACGAAAAGGCGCGATCGTCTTCGCCACCGCGAGTGCCTACAAACGCGCAACACTACGCAAGCTGGGTGTGGAATATGTGTACGACTCGCGCACTACGGATTTCGCCGACCAGATCCTGGCGGATACCGGCGGCTCAGGTGTTGATGTGGTGCTCAACAGCCTGACCAATGAGGGGTTCATCGAAGCGACGGTACGGGCCACTGCCCGCAATGGCCGCTTCGTCGAGATCGCCAAGCGCGACATCTGGACGCGCGAACAGATGGCGGCGGCCCGTCCGGATATCGCCTACGAGATCGTCGCGTTGGACTGGGCCTGCGTGCAAGAGCCTGAGCGTATTCGCCGCTTGCTGGACGAGGTGTCGGACGGGTTGGCCAGCGGCGAGTGGCAGCCACTACCCGCCGAGGTCTACCCGCTGAGTGAAGCGAAGACGGCTTTTCGCCGTATGCAACAAGCTCGGCATATCGGGAAGATCGTGCTGCAAATGCCGAATCCATTGCAGCCGCGGGGGGATCGGAGCTATCTGATCACCGGTGGGCTCGGCGCAATCGGCTTGCACGCGGCGGCCTACCTCGCGCAACTCGGTGCCGGCGACATCGTGTTGACGAGTCGGCGCGCGCCCGATGTGCAGGCGCAACGAGCGATCGACGACATCACCGAACGCTATCCGTGCCGCGTCCACACCTTCGCGGCCGACGTCGGCGACGAGACCGAGGTCGCAAAGATGCTGGAGCGCATCCGTAGGGAGCTGCCGCCGCTCGCAGGGGTGGTGCATTTGGCGGGCGTGCTCGACGATGCGCTGCTGTCAAACCAGAGCCTCGAGCGTTTCCGGACGACGTTGGCGCCCAAGGCGTTCGGTGCATGCCACTTGGACCGGTTGACGAAGAACGACGACCTCGATTTCTTCGTCGTGTCCTCCTCGGTGTCCAGCTTGCTCGGTTCACCCGGCCAGGCCAACTACTCGACTGCCAATGCGCTGCTCGACGGGCTAATGGCGAAACGAAAGGCGAAAGGGTTGCCGGCGACCGGCGTCAACTTCGGTCCTTGGGCCAAGGGGGGCATGGCCTCATCGGAGGCCGCCCGCGCCAATATCGCTGCGCAAGGCCTGGTTCCGCTGGAACCCACGGCCGCGCTCAACGCGCTGGCCGAGGTGGTCGCCAACGGAACTGGGCAGGCCACCGTCATCAAAGCCAACTGGCAGCGTGCGGCAAAGCTGCTGGGCGGTGCTCGTCCACCGATTCTCGACCTCGTATTGCCGAGCGCCGAGAAGGAGACGACCGGTGACAGTGAGTTGCTGCGGCAACTGCAGGAGATACCGGTGGCGCAGCGCGCCAGTTTCATCACCGAATTCCTGCAGCGCGAAGTGCAAGGTTTTCTGCGGCTGGCGCAACCGCCCGCCGCGACAAGTCGATTCCTGGACCTCGGCACGGATTCACTGATGGCGGTCGAACTGCGCAACCGGCTACACAGCCAGTTCGGTGGCGCGTTCACGATTAACGCTACCGCGGTGTTCGACTACCCGACGATCGGCGGCCTCGGCGAATACCTCGCGAGCCAGCTGCCCGATTCGGAATCACAGTCGAGCGAGGCGGAATCCGTCGCAGCGCCCGAGCCAACCGAATGA